The Odocoileus virginianus isolate 20LAN1187 ecotype Illinois chromosome 3, Ovbor_1.2, whole genome shotgun sequence genome includes a window with the following:
- the LOC110144084 gene encoding olfactory receptor 7G1-like, translated as MEPRNHTDVSEFRLMRLSEDPELKITFFSLFLSMYLVTVLGNLLIILAVISDSHLHTPMYYFLSHLSFTDICLSTSMIPKILVNIQAQSQSITFTGCITQICFALTFVLWENFLLLVMAYDRYVAICHPLRYTVIMNPRLCIQLILLSLFISTVDALLHGLMVLRLYFCTDLEIPLFFCEVVQVIKLACSDTLINNILIYLAAGVFGGIPLFGIIFSYIQIVSSILRMPSSSRKYKAFSTCGSHLSVVSLFYGTAFGVYISSAVTDSSRKIAVASMMYTVVTPVMNPFIYSLRNKDMKGALRKLFGRISLL; from the coding sequence ATGGAACCCAGAAACCACACAGATGTTTCAGAATTCCGTCTTATGAGACTGTCAGAGGACCCAGAACTGAAGATCACCTTCTTCAGCCTGTTCCTGTCCATGTACCTGGTCACTGTCCTGggaaacctgctcatcatcctggctgTCATCTCTGACTCCCACCTGCACACACCCATGTACTACTTCCTCTCCCATCTCTCCTTTACAGACATCTGTTTAAGCACATCCATGATCCCAAAGATCCTGGTGAACATCCAAGCACAGAGTCAGAGCATCACTTTTACAGGTTGTATCACCCAGATCTGCTTTGCCCTGACTTTTGTTTTGTGGGaaaattttctccttttagtaatggcctatgaccgctatgtggctaTTTGTCACCCACTGAGATACACAGTCATCATGAACCCTCGCCTCTGTATTCAGCTGATTCTACTCTCCTTGTTCATCAGCACTGTGGACGCCCTGCTCCACGGTCTGATGGTGTTGCGACTGTACTTCTGCACAGACCTGGAAATCCCCCTCTTCTTCTGTGAAGTCGTTCAGGTCATCAAACTTGCATGTTCTGACACCCTCATCAATAACATCCTGATATATTTAGCAGCTGGTGTATTTGGTGGCATCCCTCTTTTTGGAATCATTTTCTCTTATATTCAAATtgtttcttccattctgagaATGCCATCATCAAGCAGAAAGTACAAAGCTTTTTCCACTTGTGGGTCTcacctctcagtcgtgtccttgTTCTATGGGACAGCTTTTGGGGTGTATATTAGTTCTGCAGTTACTGACTCTTCTAGGAAGATTGCAGTGGCTTCCAtgatgtacactgtggtcacTCCCGTGatgaaccccttcatctacagcctgaggaacaaaGACATGAAGGGAGCATTGAGGAAACTCTTTGGAAGAATATCTTTACTGTGA
- the LOC110144085 gene encoding olfactory receptor 7G1-like produces MESRNHTDVSEFFLMRLTEDPELKTIFFSLFLSMYLVTVLGNLLIILAVTCDSHLHTPMYFFLSNLSFTDICLSTTMIPKILVNVQTQNQSITYTGCLTQICFVLIFVSCENFLLGAMAYDRYVAICHPLRYTVIMNPHLCAVLILISLSISIVDALLHSLMVLRLSFCTDLEISLFFCEAVQVIKLACSDTLINHIVLYFAVSILGGIPLSGILFSYTQIVSSILRMPSSGRKYKAFSTCGSHLSVVTLFYGTGFGLYICSAISESSEKTAVTSLMYTAVTPMMNPFIYSLRNRDMKGALRKLIDGVLSFL; encoded by the coding sequence ATGGAATCCAGAAATCACACAGATGTTTCAGAATTCTTTCTCATGAGACTGACAGAGGACCCAGAACTGAAGACCATTTTCTTCAGCCTGTTCCTGTCCATGTACCTGGTCACTGTCCTGggaaacctgctcatcatcctggctgTCACCTGtgactcccacctccacacccccatgtacttcttcctctccaatctGTCCTTTACTGATATCTGTTTAAGCACCACCATGATCCCAAAGATTCTAGTGAATGTCCAGACACAGAATCAGAGCATCACTTACACAGGCTGTCTCACCCAGATCTGCTTTGTCCTGATTTTTGTTAGTTGCGAAAATTTTCTCCTTGGAGCAATGGCCTacgaccgctatgtggccatttGTCACCCCCTGAGATACACTGTCATCATGAACCCCCACCTCTGTGCTGTGCTGATTCTCATCTCATTATCCATCAGCATTGTGGACGCCCTGCTCCATAGTCTGATGGTATTGCGACTGTCCTTCTGCACAGACTTGGAAATCTCCCTCTTCTTCTGTGAAGCTGTTCAGGTCATCAAGCTTGCCTGCTCTGACACCCTCATTAATCATATTGTTCTGTATTTTGCAGTTAGCATATTAGGTGGTATTCCTCTTTCTGGAATCCTTTTCTCTTATACTCaaattgtttcctctattttgaGGATGCCATCATCAGGCAGAAAGTATAAAGCTTTTTCTACCTGTGGGTCTCACCTCTCAGTTGTTACCTTGTTTTATGGAACAGGTTTTGGACTGTATATTTGTTCTGCCATTTCTGAATCCTCTGAGAAAACTGCAGTGACTTCATTGATGTACACTGCAGTCACTCCCATGATGAACCCCTTCATCTATAGCCTGAGGAACAGAGACATGAAAGGAGCTTTGAGAAAACTCATTGATGGcgtcctttcttttctctga
- the LOC110144086 gene encoding olfactory receptor 7G2-like, with protein MEPRNQTDVSEFFLMRLTEDPELKITFFKLFLSMYLVTVLGNLLIILAVISDSHLHTPMYYFLSHLSFTDICLSTTMIPKILVNIQAQSQSITFTGCITQICFVLTFVCWENFLLLVMAYDRYVAICHPLRYTVIMNPRLCVQLILLSLFISVADALLHGLMVLRLSFCTDLEIPLFFCEVVQVIKLACSDTLINNILIYFVASLFAGVPLFGIIFSYIQIVSSILKMSSSGRKYKAFSTCGSHLSVVTLFYGTAFGVYISSAVTDSSRKTAVASLMYTVVTPVMNPFIYSLRNTDMKGALRKLIGRVPSFL; from the coding sequence ATGGAACCAAGAAACCAAACAGATGTTTCAGAATTCTTTCTCATGAGACTGACAGAAGACCCAGAACTGAAGATCACCTTCTTCAAACTGTTCCTGTCCATGTACCTGGTCACTGTCCTGggaaacctgctcatcatcctggctgTCATCTCTGACTCCCAcctgcacacccccatgtactacTTCCTCTCCCATCTCTCCTTTACAGACATCTGTTTAAGCACAACCATGATCCCAAAGATCCTGGTGAACATCCAAGCACAGAGTCAAAGCATCACTTTTACAGGTTGCATCACCCAGATCTGCTTTGTTCTGACTTTTGTCTGTTGGGaaaattttctccttttagtAATGGCCTACGACCGCTATGTGGCTATTTGTCACCCACTGAGGTACACAGTCATCATGAACCCTCGCCTCTGTGTTCAGCTGATTCTACTCTCCTTGTTCATCAGCGTTGCAGACGCCCTGCTCCACGGTCTGATGGTGTTGCGACTGTCCTTCTGCACAGACCTGGAAATCCCCCTCTTCTTCTGTGAAGTTGTTCAGGTCATCAAACTTGCTTGTTCTGATACCCTCATCAATAACATCCTGATATATTTTGTGGCTAGCTTATTTGCTGGTGTTCCTCTTTTTGGAATCATTTTCTCTTATATTCAAATTGTTTCCTCCATTTTGAAAATGTCATCATCAGGCAGAAAGTATAAAGCTTTTTCTACCTGTGGGTCTCACCTCTCAGTTGTTACCTTGTTCTATGGGACAGCTTTTGGGGTGTATATTAGTTCTGCAGTTACTGATTCTTCCAGGAAGACTGCGGTGGCTTCGTtgatgtacactgtggtcacTCCCGTGatgaaccccttcatctacagcctgaggaacacAGACATGAAGGGAGCTTTGAGGAAACTCATTGGTAGGGTACCTTCTTTTCTGTGA